ACTACAGATGCTCCACAAAGCATAGTACAAGCAGAACAAGGGTAGCAAGACAAAATATTGTGCATGCCTCTCCAGACCTTGTGGGAAAGCATAGGAAGTTGAAGAATGTGGTGGTCCTTTTAAGCTTTGAATAGATCGAGAAGTTATGAACACTATCATAAAGTACCTTAATGCAGAAATGCAAGTGAAAAGACTCGAATACAAAGCATGAAAAAGTGAGACTTCAGACTCGTTCTGAAATTCATGCATTGTTGAGGCTGCAGACTTTTCCAGGTGCATAAAAAGACAGTGACTTAACAATGTTGCATATTGATTACAAAACTGttagagagaaaaggaaaaaggtaGACTTATTTGCACCGGTCAGATAGTTATGGAATTCCATTATTAGAAAATATAGTGCATACTGTATTATAAACTAGATACAGGCTGGATACTTGATGAAAAGCTATTAACTTTTTATGGCAGGTATGGCCTTCTTGTGTATATTCCAAATAAACCAGAAAAATACATTTTGAAACTTGTAATGATATGTGATGTCAGATCCAAGTACATGCTTAATGCAAAACCATATGTTTTGAAAGACACGTATAAAGGACCACTGTCATTTAGACACTTCTTAGTAAGAGAACTGAGCCAACCAATTTATTGTTCAAACAGAAATATTACTACCAACAAGATTTATCTCATTTTACTTTGCAAAGACCTTCAAACAAACCTCAACCAAACAGCTTGTTCTCTCTGGAGTAACAAACCTGAAGTTCTGATCAAAATGATGTTGCTGTAACTAACTGCTATCTCAGAAGTTCTTTCTCTTACATTAATAGGATGACCCTAGAATCACACTGTGCAATGAAAATAAACCTATTCATTTTTTGTTAACAGTTCACtctgaaattgaaattgaaaataTTGGAAAATCATCTGTTGTTAGCATCATTGAAACAAGAATTACAGTTCATGCTTataatcagatgtttgcttgCTGTTTGTTGCTGGAAAACAAACTTTTGGTCTTTGTAAATTTTCTATAGCATTCCAAACAGTTTCTGTAAACAGATGGGTCATCTACAAAGGTAAAACAATCAGAAGTAAAAAATCATTCATACACTGTAGACTTAAGTGCAGGAATTTACTAAGCTACTAGTAATACCTTGGATAAATGAATGCAGGAAGGTTATGACCTTGCTTCAAAGCCTGCACACATCAGTGTTAGATTTTATTGGtataaatgatggaaaaaattcaTGTTGAACAATTGGACAAAAAGATGTGCTGTTCCTTCTGTCCTTAAGGAGGAAATTGAAGAGGCAATCAATTATCTGTGAACTTCCATCCATGTCGTGTGCTAATCACTGAGCAAGTATCTGCAGGGAATGTCAAGCCATCAAGCAGGACAGCATTACTCTCAATCTGAAATATTGGAAGCATATGATAAATTGCCTTTATTGTGAAGAATATTAATTAAACAATTATCATAATTGAATTAGTTGTTTCTCAACATTTTTAGAATTCAAAATTGAATGACATTAAAGATCAGAATTTTATGACCAGATTTTATTGCTTATTTCATCAGGTAGATGAAGTACCAATACCAAACTTCAAGCAGACTTAGAAAAATGTTTGTATTTTTGTTTACTACAAAGAAATTGTTCCTTAATGAACAACATTTTGGTATTGCATGATTATTGAGCATGTTTTAAtttgttttgcatttctttatttcatatttgtcaTTGTATTTTTTTCATTGATATGATAACAGCATGTTCAGAAGGACATTATTAATTCCTTAACATTCATTCAAAATTGTACATTAATTGGACTAAAACAGATACCAGCATTGCTGATTTTTATTTGGGGATTTTTTTGACCCAATAACACAAAATTTATGAAATTTATTAAATGGAAGAACACCACTCCAGGGTAGGTATAGTAGTCTCGACAGTGTGGCATGTCTAAAAGTTTTGGGTCTTGAATGGGAAAGAAGGGATACATGCACTgcaaatgaaatgactgaggacagtaTTTAGTGTAAGATAGTTTGatagtaaggaatgacagtgtcagTATCAGTCTAATTGAGAAAGTCAActagggtttgctgaaatgagTTAGGCATATGGAGAAGacaagtgaagagagactgaaaaCAAGGAGCAATGTGATGTCAGTTGGCAGAACTAGGATATATGAGGTGGTCAGGGTAGACCATACAGTAGTGTTAAGGGCTTGGCTGGGTATGGCCAGGTTCAGGCTTTGGTACAGTTTATTAAACAGAGAAAGTGGATTTGTGCAAATGAGGGCatcattcatctgtttctgatATTATGTAAAGTAAGAAAGACATTTAGgtatgaaaataaattttttgtACTATTTATTAGAATATCAAGGACATACTTTAGCAaactatttctttttgttttcatataAGCTTACCCACTCGCCATCCCATTAATTGTGGGTTTACAGTTCAAATTCAGTTGTCTTTGTTTATTTcttagcagggatgtgtgattttAAGCCTCTGTGTATGTAAATTGTGGTTCTGTGGATTTTTAGTCACTTATGTGAAGGTACTCCTGTCATATATCTTTGGCAGAGAGATCAAACTCGAATTAAGTTGCATATCTTTATGTTTTTCTGTGCATTTCATAATTTTTGTACTTATCTTTGGGATGAATGAATCATATAAGATTTTCATTTGTTATGATAATATTACTTTCATTGAGTGCAAAGTTAAAGCTAAATTATGTATCAAAGTGTCAGCATTTGAGTTCTTGAACCTTTGATTTTAGTCAGTAACTTGGCTAAACCATTATTGATTTCAGTTGAACTTGGTGACTTTTCTACTTATTTTGTATGTCCTCCCTCGTTAATGAAGTTGAGTAACATATGTGACTCTCCACATGAATGCATAAACTTATGATCATTAACTCAACTAAATCTTATAGGGGTTATCACTGAATCAGTacaattagattttcttgattaTCACTAGTTTGATGATGGAGCCAAATCAGTCATCCAGAAGTATGCTTCAGGTATTAATTACCTTGCTTCTTAAGGGTACCCATAGAAATTCTTGAATTTACTTTAAactttttgaaggtttgtgaaatgtgcttgatgatagagttgcagatataggctgttttggtggaggtggtgtgtgaagtgagagggtcagggagaatggtttagtaaacagaaaagagatagtgaaagctttgtggaaggtggaagctgacaaggcggcaggtttggatggtattgcagtggaatttatgaaaaaaagagggtgactgtgttgttgactggttggtgaggacattcaatgtatgtatggttcatggtgaagtgcctgaggattggcgaaatgcatgcattgtgccattgtacaaaggcaaaggggaaaaaggtgagtgcttgaattatagtggtataagtttgttgagtattcctggaaattatatgggagagtattgattgagagggtgaaggcatgtacagtgcattagattagggaagagcagtgtggtttcagaagtggtagaggatgtgtggatcaggtgtttgctttaaagaatgtatgtgagaaatacttagaaaatcagatggatttgtatgtagcatttatgtatctggagaagacatatgatagagttgatagagatgctctgtggaaggtattaagagtatatggtgtgggaggtaagttgctagaagcagtgaaaagtttttgttgaggatgtaaggcatgtgtacgagtaagaagagaggaaagtgagtggttcccagtgaatactggtttgcggcagtggtgcgtgatgtctccatggttgtttaatttgtttatggatggggttgttagggagttgaatgccagagttgtggagagaggggcaagtatgcagtcagttgtcgatgagagggcttgggaggtgagttagttgttgttcgctgatgatacagcgctgttggctgattcgggtgagaaactgcagaagctggtgactaagtgtggtaaagtgtgtgaaagaagaaagctgagagtaaatatgaataaaagcagttcaatagggttgagagacgaatcatttgggaggtaattttaattggagaaaaactggaggaagtgaagtgttttagatatctgggagtggatttagcagcagatggaaccatggaagcggaagtgagtcacagggtggcgaaggttctgggagcattgaagaaagtgtggaaggtgagaatgttattccagagagcaaaaatgggtatgtttgaaggaatagtggttccaacaatgttatatggttgcgaatcatgggctatagatagggtcgtgcagaggagggtgcatgtgtgagaaatgagatgtttgaggataatatgtggtgtgaagtggtttgatcaagtaagcaatgaaagggtaagagagatgtgtggtaatgaaaagagtgtggttgagagaacagaagagagtgtattgaaatggtttggtcatatggagagaatgagtgaggaaagattgacaaagaggatatatgtgtcagagttgtagggaacgagaggtgagagaccaaattggaggttgaaggatggagtgaaaaagattttgagtgatcggggcttgaacttacaggagagtgaaaagcgtgcaaggaatagagtgaatggaaatggtgtggtatactggtgtcaatgtgctgtcaatggattgaaccagagcatgtgaaacgtctgggataaaccatggaaagttttgtggagcctggatatggaaagggagctgtgatttcggtgcattacacatgacagctagagactgagtgtgaatgaatgtggcctttgctgttttttcctggagctacatcgcacacacacacatgggaggaggggggggtgccatttcatttgtggcagagtggcgacaggaatggatgaaggcagcaagtatgaatatttccatgtgcatatatgtatatgtctgtgtatgtatatgtatgtatacgttgaaatgtttaggtatgtatatatgcgtgtgtgggcgtgtatgtatatacttttgtatgtgggtgggttgggccattctttcttctgtttccttgcgctacctcgctgacgcgggagacagtgacaaagtataatagataatataaaatattttaaacTTTTAGAGAAATGTACTGTTAAGCTTTCGTGTATGTGGTCTAATCCTGTCTGTACTTCATATTAAAAGAGTAAACTTAGAAGTGGCATTTTGTAATGGCTACTTCTCATTTTTGTTTTAGTCTTGAGAAATATTCTTTACCATTTGTTGCTATACTGTTCCCCTTTTAAAGTTACAACTCGCCTTTTTGATACTGTTTCTTAAGCATGtgaattttttttgtataaagATGTAGTGAGACAACAAGGAAAATAAACATCAAAAATATTCTCTTTAAGAAATATATGATAGTAGTAGAAAAACAGTGTAGTATTGTATTACTTAATCCTTTTagtgctatctatctatatatctatatctatccatctatatctctgatgcctgttccctcctggaactccatgGAGGGAGTGGCCAGGGCATTGGAGTCTCCATACTTAGTGAGCTCTGGTGCTGGTTCTTAGCCTGTAGTGCCTCGcctttaacaagccactggcaaagAGCAgctttagtgcagtgttttcagaggctccgacctaatatttctactgactacttctgcctaatgctttTGGTGCTAAAAGTGGAAATGTCCACTTTGACAATTATAGCTATGTGATGCTGGAACTGGGTTTCCTACATGTCTTCACAAAACCTTTTCCTTCTACTGTGACAAGTGGAAATACCATCATGTCTTTGAAAGCCCCTGTGAATGTTGCCATATTTGAGCAGCACCCCATCTAGtggatgtatttatgtatgctctGCTGTCTCCTCTTGGTAAGTAGCTCCATGATTTGAAATTAAATTTGTTGGTATGATAGTGTTTTTATACACTATGACTTGCATATACATTCAGGATTATAGTATGTATCATTTGATGTACTACTGTAAGCTAAATGTTTGATAATGAGGTGGTAGAATTAATGTATGTCAATGATCATCATTTTTCACCTTGTTcctcattcaattttttttttcttaagatatACAGGTATTGTATtatccttgattagggcctcagctgcccatgctgtctcagctaacataaaaaaaagtattatttatCCTCTTATAGGCTGAATGTTTTGGATAGTTGTCTTCTGTTATCAGCACAGGGTATACTGTTTTTGCACTCTCTGTCAGATGACTGATTACTTGGGCTGAGCCGTGGGCTGCTATTATCAAACAGGTGGTTAGCAAAGGATAGAGAATTTACCTCATGAGAAGGCAGGAGGATAAGAGGATACTAACTCTCAGGGATCTTAGAGATTTTCTCAAGGCTTCTAGGACACTACCACAGAGGGAAGAAGCTTTTTGATTTTCAATATTTCCATATTTATTTCTTACCATAGCAAGATAGAATTAGGAACAGTCAAGTAATGGcatcatttacacacatacattctatatctgtatatcttccatgaataatgaaccaaaaccatcCATCTACATCGAAGCCCCACTGACTAATTCCATAGTTTGCCATGACAActttatatgccctagttcaaccaCCTTGACAGTACAGTGGCCCCTATATACCACTTCAATTCAGTTCATTCTGTCTAGTGCAAGTCAAAGTATTTCTAATTATATGCTTAGTAATTCATATAGGATTATGAGTACCCCTTGAAATTCCAttgtatcttttttcctttcatatattCCATATTGACAAAACCAGCAAGTCATgtagcaatatctttttctttttcccacctcatattttttcataaatcaTCTTCGTTAAGCACTATTTTCTGGCATGATGTCTTGTTATGCCATTAACAGTCACAGAATCATGTCTTACAGATACCCTTATTTTCAGGGAAATATGTTTTGGTAGCTGATAGTGATCAGTGTCCTCTTTGTCTCAAGAAGCTATCAAAGAATAAGTTGAGGGTCCACCTTAGAACTCATACGGGTGAGAAACCATACATTTGTGAAATATGCCAGAAAGGGTTTGCTCGTTCAGATAAACTCACCACTCATAAGAGGATACACACTGGAGAAAAACCATACATATGTTTTTGTGGCAAGAGGTTTAGTCGCATTGACCACTTGAAAATGCATGCTACAACCCATAACTTACGGTCAGATAAGCGTGATGCACTTTTGGAAGAAGCAAGGAATCAGGATCTCATAAGAAGAGGACTACCTATTCCATCACCTGCAGAGTATAGTTGTCCCCATTGCAATCAGCAGTTTAATGAGAATTACAAATATCGTCACCATATGACAGTACATACTGGTGAAAAGCCTTATGTGTGCCACTGCGGTTTTCGTTATGCTAGGTCTGAAAGGTTACGtaaacatcaaaaagaaaaacatggcTTCCAGGAAAATGCATTGCCACCTCTTGAATCTAGTCAAATTCTTTTCGGTTTTATTCCAGAAATTttgttaaaagaagaaaagaatccaGTGAGATATTCAGCCAGAGATACTAGTAGTATTCGAGAGGAGGTGCCCAAACCAGCAACTAGTATCAACACTTATGAAACAATCCAGAGAGAAATAGTAGTTGAAAAGATAAAACAGCCAAAACAAAGGCTGATCAGAATAAATGGGCAATATTGTTGTGAATTTTGCTCAAAGACATTTAAGAAAGCCCACAAACTTAGCATTCATAGGAGAAGTCATACTGGAGAAAAGCCACATACCTGTGAGTCGTGTGGAAAAGCTTTCGCTCGCAAAGACCATATGTTGAAGCACATGAACACTCATCTTAAGAGAAGAGTAGACTCATACTTGAACCGTGCAAATCTTAATGATATAATTGCTGAAGGTAATGTTATTCAAGAGTTCAAAATAGAGGATGAAGATATtgatgttggtggttttgataCAGAAATAActcaaagagaagaagaaaaaggtttTGCTTGTAACGTATGTGGTCATTCCTTTAAGAAAATTTATAAATTGCAGTCCCACATGGAAATTCATTGTGATAGAACTTTTTATGAGTGTGGAATATGCAAGAAGCAGTTCAAAgtaaaaaagaattatgaaactcATCTCCTCAATCATGAAAAGACATCAAAATTTCTCAGTACACCAGCAGATGATGCAAACCTAAATAAAGCCCATTCCCAGAGAGCACAGTGCTTAATCTGTTGGAAGTGGGTTGTGTCACAGAGTAGTCTTGAAACTCACATGAGATCACATACAGGGGAGCGGCCGTTTAAGTGTGAACTCTGTAACAATGCCTTTATATGCAAGGGTGATATGCTGCGCCACATGAAGTCTCATACTGGAGAAAAACCATTTGAATGTCATCTTTGCCCTGCAACATTTTCTCGTAAAGATAAACTCTCATTTCATGTTGAGAAGCATGAGGAAGCAGATGAATACAGCATGATGGATTTCTCCTGTAGTACTTCCGACACATAACTTGTATTCTTCACTGCTACAAAAGCAGAATCACCTGTCTACTAAGATTATAATGAGTTTGTTTAAAAATCAACAAGGAGTGATTACTTTCTAGCCATTTTTAATGGAGATGCATACTCATATTAAAAACTTTCCATACCACAGATTGAAATGAGTAAAATTATGTGCTACCAAGCACAGTGTCATTTATCATGGTATACACTGCCAGTTCCTGTCTTGTTAAAACTCTGGACTGGACATATCCCTGGCTTGCCCTATTTATTTAAAAGGATAGTATTTCTTGTTAGTTTGCACTAGGATTAAGAAATATTTGATTCAGCCTTTAGTTACCATTCAGCTTTTAGTTACTAAGCTGTTCATCAGATAAATATTTTTCTAAACATACAATTTAAAAGTACATATGAATGattcattca
The window above is part of the Panulirus ornatus isolate Po-2019 chromosome 55, ASM3632096v1, whole genome shotgun sequence genome. Proteins encoded here:
- the LOC139765595 gene encoding uncharacterized protein isoform X2, which codes for MSTVEDCSEAPDMDSPDISQFLSVYMSEEDGSKNELPESSVSNDPVDVGLDSHSHTCQKPSDHQGKYVLVADSDQCPLCLKKLSKNKLRVHLRTHTGEKPYICEICQKGFARSDKLTTHKRIHTGEKPYICFCGKRFSRIDHLKMHATTHNLRSDKRDALLEEARNQDLIRRGLPIPSPAEYSCPHCNQQFNENYKYRHHMTVHTGEKPYVCHCGFRYARSERLRKHQKEKHGFQENALPPLESSQILFGFIPEILLKEEKNPVRYSARDTSSIREEVPKPATSINTYETIQREIVVEKIKQPKQRLIRINGQYCCEFCSKTFKKAHKLSIHRRSHTGEKPHTCESCGKAFARKDHMLKHMNTHLKRRVDSYLNRANLNDIIAEGNVIQEFKIEDEDIDVGGFDTEITQREEEKGFACNVCGHSFKKIYKLQSHMEIHCDRTFYECGICKKQFKVKKNYETHLLNHEKTSKFLSTPADDANLNKAHSQRAQCLICWKWVVSQSSLETHMRSHTGERPFKCELCNNAFICKGDMLRHMKSHTGEKPFECHLCPATFSRKDKLSFHVEKHEEADEYSMMDFSCSTSDT
- the LOC139765595 gene encoding uncharacterized protein isoform X1; its protein translation is MLYWMSTVEDCSEAPDMDSPDISQFLSVYMSEEDGSKNELPESSVSNDPVDVGLDSHSHTCQKPSDHQGKYVLVADSDQCPLCLKKLSKNKLRVHLRTHTGEKPYICEICQKGFARSDKLTTHKRIHTGEKPYICFCGKRFSRIDHLKMHATTHNLRSDKRDALLEEARNQDLIRRGLPIPSPAEYSCPHCNQQFNENYKYRHHMTVHTGEKPYVCHCGFRYARSERLRKHQKEKHGFQENALPPLESSQILFGFIPEILLKEEKNPVRYSARDTSSIREEVPKPATSINTYETIQREIVVEKIKQPKQRLIRINGQYCCEFCSKTFKKAHKLSIHRRSHTGEKPHTCESCGKAFARKDHMLKHMNTHLKRRVDSYLNRANLNDIIAEGNVIQEFKIEDEDIDVGGFDTEITQREEEKGFACNVCGHSFKKIYKLQSHMEIHCDRTFYECGICKKQFKVKKNYETHLLNHEKTSKFLSTPADDANLNKAHSQRAQCLICWKWVVSQSSLETHMRSHTGERPFKCELCNNAFICKGDMLRHMKSHTGEKPFECHLCPATFSRKDKLSFHVEKHEEADEYSMMDFSCSTSDT